In a genomic window of Trachemys scripta elegans isolate TJP31775 chromosome 12, CAS_Tse_1.0, whole genome shotgun sequence:
- the COMMD7 gene encoding COMM domain-containing protein 7 (The sequence of the model RefSeq protein was modified relative to this genomic sequence to represent the inferred CDS: added 30 bases not found in genome assembly), which produces MQSLNQLRAEQFSALTDVVFRFLTEPKEVERFLTQLSEFATMNEISLGPLKNIIKSILLIPNGALKRNLSSEQVRADFIALGLSEEKASYFAEQWKLNSPTLTRLAVGQTLMINQLIDMEWKFGVTAGSSELEKVGSIFLQLKLVVKKGSQMDHVYVELTLPQFYSFLHEMERVKTSLECFS; this is translated from the exons CAATTCTCGGCACTGACTGATGTAGTCTTCCGCTTTTTAACAGAGCCCAAGGAG GTAGAAAGGTTTCTGACTCAGCTCTCTGAATTTGCCACCATGAATGAAATCAGCCTGGGTCCTCTGAAAAATATTATCAAAAGTATCCTCCTGATACCTAACG GGGCCCTGAAGAGGAATCTGTCATCTGAACAAGTCAGAGCAGATTTCATTGCTCTGG GACTCAGTGAAGAGAAAGCCAGTTATTTTGCAGAGCAG TGGAAGCTGAATTCCCCTACCCTGACACGCCTGGCTGTTGGACAGACGCTGATGATTAACCAGCTTATAGATATGGAGTGGAAATTTGGAG TGACCGCAGGGAGCAGTGAACTGGAAAAAGTTGGAAGTATCTTCTTACAG TTGAAATTGGTGGTTAAAAAAGGAAGCCAAATGGATCACGTGTATGTAG AGTTAACATTGCCGCAGTTCTACAGTTTTCTGCATGAGATGGAACGAGTCAAAACCAGTCTGGAATGTTTCAGCTGA